ACCCCCAGAGGCTCTGACTCTGGAAGTGCAGTATGAGCGTGACAAGCATCTCATCATTGACTTCCTGCCATCAGTGACCCTTGGTGACACTGTCTTGGTGGCCAGACCCCACCGGCTAGCCCAGTATGACAACCTGTGGCGGCTGAGCCTGCGTCCTGCTGAGACGGCACGCCTGCGGGCTTTGGACCAGGCCGACTTGGGCTGCCGCTCTCTGTGCCTCAAGATCCTCAAGGCCATATGCAAGTCCACTCCGGCTCTGGGCCACCTCACTGCCAGCCAGCTCACCAACGTCATCCTCCACTTGGCCCAGGAGGAGGCCGACTGGTCTCCAGATGTGCTGGCCGACCGGTTCCTGCAGGCCTTGAGGGGCCTCATCAGCTACTTAGAGGCTGGAGTTCTGCCTAGTGCCCTGAACCCCAAGGTGAACTTATTTGCAGAGCTCACCCCTGAAGAAATAGACGAATTGGGATACACTCTCTATTGCTCACTGTCTGAGCCGGAGGTGCTGCTGCAGACGTAGGGCAGGTGAAGGCCAAAGTAGGTGTCCAGTGGTCAGGCCCTGGATTCTCTGTTAGAAACACTTGGCTACATAGTTGGTGCCTCACAGGGTCCCTAGGTGCCTCCTGCCTTGCTGGTTATTGCCCTGGTCACTTCATGCTGATTAGAATGacacctctgtctcctcttttctCACTAACCCTTTCTATTTTTGTTACCAAACACTGTGCTCCctactcctcccctcccccagctccaggccaaTTTTTCTTGAATGAATTGAGAAGGTGGAGCACTGGCCTGAGCTGTTGAGACCACTTGGTGTTTGCATTCTGGCCCAGGTGTGCTGCGTCTGCCCTGCCCTGTGGCCTGCCCCGTGGCCTGCCCCTTGTCCACGTCTTCTCCGTCTTTTCCTCCTGTTCATCCCTTCAGTTTTGCTCTTTTCCCTGGAGCACATCTGCCTGATCGAGATGTTGCCTTTTAGTTGAATGTCACTGAAGTTATGATTGCATGTCTCAAACTGAACTCTGCAAAGAGTACTCAGACAGTATTTAGGGTTTCTGGGGGTAAAGCTGGTGGAAAAGCTGGCCTTTGACCCAGGTTCCTGGAGAAGAAGCCCATTCCCCCCACCTCTTGACCGACTTACATCCGTAAGTGCTGAGGTCTCTCGTGGGAACACGTCCTTGACCCACACAGGAGGGAGGACTCGAGATAAATTGGATGCAGAGTTTTGCAGAGATTGTGTTTCTTAGTGGCCATCAGTAAGAGTGCAGGGTAGGGGAAACCGGAAGTGGTGGAGAGGGTCTGTGTGCCTGGTGTGTGCACCTCATCCATGGCTGGTCTAGACCAGCACCACTGTGTGCAGGAGTCAGACGGGGACGGGGAGGGACGAGGCTGTTGTTGACCCCCTTCCTTGCCTTATTGCCAATTAGGACAAGGCCTTCAGGGACAGTCTTAGTAGTGCTAGAGGTTGACAGGCAGCTGAATGTCAGCAGGAAGATCCAGTCACAAGTTGGGGCCCAGTGACCGTGTTTCTCCCCCATCAGGCCCTGCCTTTCTAGGATGTTGCCTTAGAGCAGGAATAGGCCCAATAGCCAGCCCTTCATTCCCCAGTGTCTGCCACAGGAACGTGAGGGGGCGCTCACTGAACTCTCTAGGCACctccagaggccagaggccagaggccagaggcaggcagacacacacagacctCTTCCCACTGTCCTGTCTCTCACCCAGCACCTGGGGAGACCGGTGCTACCTAGGAAGAGAACACGTGGATAAAACACAGACGAGAGGGAGGTGGGTACTTCCTACCTTCCTTGTTTCCCGCTGCTAAAATTGCACTATTTATTGCAATGTAAAAAGTATCCTGAGCGTGGGGAGGAATATTTAATACAAATGTCAGTGCACCttcttgttttgtggttttttccTGTTTGTGGCAAGAGGCTGATGATAATTCTGTTTCTGATCCGCCCATCCAGTATTTTGTTCTCCCGTCAAGTCTTAACTACTTTTATTCTTACTACCTCTCCATCATCGAGATTCTGGTGAAGCTCTCTGCAGCTGTCTCATTCCTTCCCAGTGAGAGTGACATGAAATGACTCTTTAAATAGCATTGAAACCTCAGCTACCCTTTGGATTTAGGGTAGAGATTCCTGTCCCCTCTTTTGTTACGGTTTAGGAGGTTGAGAACCAGGGGTAACCTTGGTTATATTTGGAaatcttcctgcctcttctctcatGTACATGCAGAGTTTCCCTAAAATGGTTCAGTTGTTTCATTTGTATAAAGACATTGCAGGAGGATGAAAAATATAAAGCCCAGAACCCTGAGAGAGCTTCTCCATCCTGGCTGTTCATCAGAATCACAGTGGAGTTTAAAACCATCCCTATGCCCGAGTGCTGCCCTGGGTGGGTGATGTAGAGGGTATGGGGCGGGGCCTGGCATTGCTGGTTCTGATGCACCCATCTGATGTCTATTAGAAGGAAGGGATCAGGGGGGGCTGAAAGTTGCAAAAGCATGAGTTATTCTTCACTGATAAAAAATTTGGTTTTCCCAGtgtaaatattataaaacctATAATTTCCCCAAGCTGATATCAGACAAAATTCCATATAAAACATAAGAAGGAgagctcaaaaaagaaaagattttaaagaccAAATCCCAAATTATCAAAGCCAAGTGTAATTGTGATTTGAGTTTATCTCCTCTTTTTCTAAAGAGCATCTTTCTAAGGGCAGCTCTGTCTCTTACCTATGtttcacaaaaccaaaaaccctaaCTTCACCATTTCCATAAGCAAGAATCTCTTAGAAGTCCTCAGAACTAAAAGCAGTGGGAATTCTTGGCCCTGGTCCTGGTGATTTTGCTCACCAGGGTTTGCTGAGTGAGACGGGGTGAGTCTCATCAAAACTTAGACAACAGTTAAGTGCTTTGAGATTCTTGTATAGAGGAAGGAACATCGCCTGCCTGATTTTAGTCTCTGGAGAAAGATGTAGGGCCTTTCCCCGCCTTTCAGCCTGCCTTTTCAGTAACTCCCACTTTTGCGTGAAGTAAGAGTATCTGCTCCTGCTTTTCcatctggaaattttttttgCACCATCTAGGTTAGCAAACCACATAGTTAGCTTAATGCTTACATAAATGCTCATCATCTTAAGTGTATTTTGGTTTTCCCTGTTGCCCCTTCGTAAAACATGAGTTCAGGAcagcagtatttttctttatacacttggttgtgacttttttttttttcaaataaataatcgAAACTCATGTTTGGAAAACCTGTGTTGTGAGGCCTATTACCTTTCCTCCTGGGCTCAACCCCTGGTGGTTCTCCTGGTCACACTCCAGATTAGCTGACTTTTGCTCCCTAGTACTCCACTCAAGTTGAGACCTCAAATGGTTTTGATGTGGAATCAGCTTTGGGATCTAAAGGCCCTGGAGAGGCCCCAGGAGGGTTGTGTGAGTAGGGATCCCTGCATGTGTCCAGAATCTCTGCCAGCTACATCTTCTCTGAGACTATGACCCTGGCTGAGAACCTCTGCTCTCACAGGATTTGTTAGAAATCTGCCCTTTGTGCTGAAGCTCAAGGCCAAAGAGAATGGCAAGAGACACTTAGGACTAGAGCTGTGAGGCTGTAGCCTTTTTAGATACTTCTCATCCTAAGTGGCCAAAATACCACAGATGGGTTCTGGGTTAACTGCATACAGTGTGTTATTTACCTCTTCATTTTGATCACCTCATACCCTATATTCTTGGTTGCTGAGGCCAAGTCCACAACCTGCCTTTGTCACTTGCCTGCCCGTCAATGAGCAGTTGATGTGTTTAGCTGACAGATTTGGAATCAGTCTCCAGTCTTTCTGTCCTGTCTTGGCTAGGTCCACTTAGAAGCAGCTTAGTCCTGAGACCTAGAAAACTACTGTCCTTTTTCTCCTTGAGGGAGGAAATAAAGCTGGGGAACATGTTGTCCTTCCACAGCATggctagaagaaaataaaagtctccTTTCCAACTCCTTTCCAAAAGTtttgacttttgtgtatggtataaaaCGTTTTCTTACAGGAGTGGTACCGGTTCTCCATTTGCAGCTAGGGGAAACTTTGAAGTGCTTGACCCAGGTCTCCATAATAGAATGGGTGGGGCAAGCTGCCACCGGAGTCATTCTTCCACCTCTCTACGGTGTCCAACTGGGGCAGTGTTACTCTCATTCTGAACCATCTGTGTGGTCATCCATCAAGAGGCACTGACATGTCCCAACGTACAGCAAAAGGAGGACATACCCCCTAGGTCCTTAGTTACACCTTCAGAAGACCTGGGTAGTGGCTCAGGGATTCTTCCTGCCTTTGCACCAAAAGACTAGATGCCTTATGCATATCTAGATACTTATGATTTCCccaaggggaaagaaaaaccaCACCCAGCATCCAGTATGATTTGCTTCTACCAGTTTATAGTTGTTGGGTCAGCTCAGTAAATGATAGTCCTCTGAGGAAACAATGATGTAATGGAGATTGGGAGGTGGGTCAGAAGATCCAAGttctaataatagtaatagcaacCATTTATCCAACACTTAACAGGTACCAGGCCCCTGGCTcagtgctttgcatatattatcttACTTCATTGTAAGGATAGGTATGTTCAttattagcttcattttacagatcaggaaacagacTCAGCAAGGAAAAGTCACTTAAGCAAAATGTTTCTGCTAATAAATGGAACAGCcaagatttggggggggggtgcccctaaaatctattttataacCCCTACCTCATTCTGCCTTCTCTGGGCAAGACACTTCATCTCTTTAGTCCTCAGTTTATCATTGTAAAATTGATGGCCTGATTGGATCAAGTCAATGACTGGTCAGTAGTTATGTAGGACAGTGCTTCCCAAATTTTTGACATCACAGCCCTCATAGAAATAGTTTTCTGGCTCACTGAAGTAAAAGGAAGCAGAAACTCAAGGTTTCTGCCCCTACAGGGCCTGCAATGGAGAGGACTGGAGAATGGTGGAGAGCTTTCTAAGCCCTCTGAACAGTTCCCCAGTAGAGAGAGCAAGTTGCTGGCCCTGACCTGGGCTGCAGGCTCCAAACACAAACTCCCTTAGTTGGGCATGGGTTCTCAAGTTTCTCCTCACGGGCTTTAGTGGGATCTGCTAGGACGCTGTTATGCCTGGGAGTTACAGAGTTGGAAGATAACCTGAAACTACACTAGAATGAGAGATACCAGCCGAAAAAAATGTCTCCTTGTTTTTAGGGGAACTGAATCTACCGAAACCGAAAGACGTTCCCCTGTGATAGGCTGCATTCTTTAAAAGAACATCAAACTTATATTTTAGCAGAATGgatatgtaaaaaatattataGATTAGACTACAGGATTCTGCATCTCCCCGACTCGACTTTACACTTAGTAAGGACGCAGTGCTGGCCTTTGATGATAAGTGAGCATAGACTGGGTGATCTCGACTGAGGTCCTCAGTCCCGCCTTTCAGCTCCTGAAGGGTTGCACGTCCTCAGTATATTGCAAATGTTTGCAGATGAAAACGCACATGAAATGACATTTCCTTTTGCTTAGCTTCATCTTCGGCCTGAACACGGTCGCTAGTTGGGAGTTGCCCTGACCGCGGCAAGGAAAGCACTGCAGGGGTCGCGGCCTAACGCCACTATTTGAGACGCACTGGGGTAAGGCTGCCTGGGGCAGGAACCATGGTAGTCTTGACCAGCTAAGGGTGGCCGAGCTGGGGAAGCCACTGCAGAACAGAGTCACGAGAAGAGCTGGTAGAAACAAGAGCCAAGCGGCGGGAAGTGCACTAGGCGATCCGCCCGTCCCTGCGCAGATCAGGGACTCCCTCACTGAACTACCCGCCCACCTCGAGGCCTGAGCCAGTAAGAAACTCGAGATATATTAAGACTCATCATGCCTGACCAATTATTTCGATGCTCGCTCTCCGCTAGCATCTCGCGCGATAACCAGGCGACCTCGTACTCCacagaaaaaaaaccctttcttgGGATGAAAGACTCCTCTCTCCGCCCTCGGACTAACACCGGAAGTGAGAGTGTGAAGAATCCCTCCGCGCTCCTTGGCGGCAGAAGGAAGTGACTCTTTGATCTTAAAAGCCTAGTAAAGTAGTGCGCCTTTTTCTTGGGGccataaataaaaagaactcattTTCTCTCCACAGCTACGCCCTGGACATAAAAGCCGGAGACTGGAAACGGTAAGAGCGTCGGACATATGACAAcgcgggggctggggggtgggaggagagagagagagagagagagagagagaaaaaaaggcgCGGGTCACGTGACCTCGGCGGAAGGATGTGCTCTGTGATGCGTCCTCACAGAGGCAGAGTCTATAAAGGACCTGCGCTCGGCGGGCGGCCGCCATTTCTTCTCCTCTCCCATGTAGATGTAGTTCCTCCTCGCGAGTGCGCGCCTTTCCTTCTCCGCTCCCGCAGGGTCCGCAGCCACCATGGCGTATTAGAGGCAGCAGTGCCAGCGGCAGCATTGGCCTttgcagcggcggcagcagcaccAGGCTCTGCAGCGGCACCCCTCACCGGCTTAAGCCATGGCGTAAGTACTGGCCCTGCCCGCCTTGGCCTTGCGTCCCGACTTGGCGAGAGGTTTCCACCTGCTTGGGCGCGGCCGGCGACTGGGCGTCGGCGTCGGGGGGAAGCAGTTTTACGAGCGTCCGGGACGCGTGGCCTTTGATTGGGTGTCCCCGAGACGCCAGCGCCCCTGGGTCGGCAGATCTCAAAGCCGTGCGGAGGGGTGAGGCGGTCGGCGGCCCCGGGCCCACCCCCGGAACCCGCCGGGGTCCGGCCTGGCGCCCCGCGAAACGTGGCAGTAACCAAGATGGCGGCAGGGCGGCGGTCGGGGCGTGAGTCACGGGCAGCGTGGGCGGGGCCGGACTCGGATGAGAGGATGgagttccttcctcttctggCCGGCCGGGCGTCCATCTTGTGCAGCCTGACCTGGGAGCGGCCAAGGTTGGCTCAATGGCTCTGGGGCCACATGTTCCCGATTCTCAACAGCCAAATAGAGTTTTGATGTGGCCATCCTGCCTCCTGGGTGAAAAGATGAAACTCTCAGACCAGCTGATCGCTAATGGGACGTGGCTTCTGATTTCTATTCAGGCTTTTCACGGCATTCAGCAGCAGCGTTGCTGTAACCGACAAAGACACCTTCGAATTAAGCGCGTTCCTCGATTTCGTCAAAACTCCGCAACATGGCCGAGATGAGCTTCCTGAGCAGCGAGGTGTTGGTGGGGGGCTTGATGTCCCCCTTCGACCAGTCGGGTTTGGGGGCTGAAGAGAGCCTAGGTCTCTTAGACGACTACCTGGAGGTGGCCAAGCACTTCAAACCTCATGGGTTCTCCAGCGACAAAGCTAAGGCGGGCTCCTCCGAATGGCTGGCTGTGGATGGGTTGGTCAGTGCCTCAGACAACGGCAAGGGtgagtgggcttttttttttaatctgcgtGTGGGGTCTGATAATAGGGCCTTGTTGCTGTGTGCAGCTGATTCGATTAGTTTATTCCTCTTTAATGTTTTGCAGAGGATGCTTTCTCCGGGACAGATTGGATGGTGGAGAAAATGGACCTGAAGGAGTTCGACTTTGATGCCCTGTTGGGTATAGATGACCTGGAAACCATGCCAGATGAGCTTTTGGCCACGTTGGATGACACATGTGATCTCTTTGACCCCCTATTCCAGGAAACTAATAAGGAGCCCCCCCAGATAGTGAACCCAATTGGCCATCTCCCAGAAAGTTTACCAGCAACTGACCAGGTTGCCCCTTTCATCTTCTTGCagcctcttcccctttccccagggGCCCTGTCCTCCACTCCAGATCATTCCTTTAGTTTAGAACTAGGCAGTGAAGTGGATATCTCTGAAGGAGATAGGAAGCCAGACTCTACTGCTTACATTAGTGTTCCGTGCATAAAGGAAGAGGATGGCCCTTCAGATAATGATAGTGGCATCTGTATGAGCCCTGACTCCTATCCGGGCTCTCCCCAGCATAGCCCCTCTACCACCAGGGGCTCTCCAAATAGGAGCCTGCTATCTCCAGGTGCCCCTTGTGGCTCTGCCCGCCCCAAACCCTATGACCCTCCTCGAGAGAAGATGGTAGCAGCAAAAGTCAAGGGTGAGAAACTAGATAAGAAGCTGAAGAAAATGGAGCAGAACAAGACGGCAGCCACAAGGTACCGCCAGaagaagagggcagagcaggaggcCCTCACTGGTGAATGTAAAGAGctagaaaagaagaatgaggctCTGAAAGAGAAGGCAGATTCCTTGACCAAGGAGATCCAGTATCTGAAAGATCTGATAGAAGAGGTTCGCAAggcaagggggaagaaaaaggtcCCCTAGTTAGGGTAGTCAGGAGTATGTGCTTGTACATAGGAGGCTAGTGCTGAAGCtgtgttttaataaattattttgtagtGAAAGTACTTCTGTAGACTGCTGTCTGGTGTCTTGTTCCCCTGGAGTCAGTTTTTTCACTTGCTGTGGGGTTGGTTGTCGGGACTTGTAACTTGAGCCCAGAGTTTGTTTCCCCCAACACTGCTGGACAGTAGGTCAGGGCCACTGGTGATGTCACTTGAACCTGAGACGGGGTATTGGGctagatccccccccccccagtctgtGGCTAGGTGTTTCCCCAGAACCAAGAACTGTTGTGCTTGACATGAGAGCCTTTAGGTATGGTTGAAGCTGGTGAGATTTAGGTTAAAGGAACAGCCTGGGTTCCACCCATTTGCTCATGATGTGGCTTTGTGCCAGCATCTATCAAGTTCCCAGATAAGGCCCCACAGCCCTTGAGCTGGGCACACAAGGAGATTAGGCTTCGCTAATAAGCTGCTGCAATTCTGTAGAGGCTGCTTCCCAGTAGGGTCTATTTAGAGAAAGCTGTTTTTGCTGGAACAAATAAAGTGGATTTGTGAGAGGTTGGGACAAGGGTGATGTTAATGTGGCTCTAGGTTCCATTCCGAGCACTTGACCCACTCCCCATGACAACTGGTGAGGCAGCCACCAAGGTGGCACCAGCACAAGTCCTGTGGGAAGGGGTATGCAGAGGATACCGAGCCATAAAGCCCGCTGTCACTCCAGGGTTTTCAGTCTGGGTTTGTGCCTGTCTTACCCCCAGTGGTAAGGTGAGTACTCCCTGACTTGCTTCCTGGCACCTGCCAGAGTAATGTGGGAGAGCCAGGTCACTGCTGAACCCAATGTAGCCGATGATCAAATGGGAGCCTTTCCCCAAGGCACCAGTGGGGCAGGTGTCACTTGGACCTTAGACTTGAGATCTTCAAGGTCTCATTGGCCTTGGTTTGTAGAATTCCCTTCTCCAAGCCACCCATCCATGTGTTACAACTGTCAGAGAAGTTAACCCTTGTCACCTCATCTAAGCAGCTACCTGCTAAATACACAAGGATTTATTGGTTTAATAAAGATTGTTAACTAATACTATAAAAACAGTTCTGTGCCAAAAACTTAAATGattatcttcccattttacagatgaggaaattgaggcccagaaaggttgagtaacttgccctgCTAGCCGGTGGCAGAGTCAAGCCCAGGCTGTCTGACTGCAGGATGCACACAAATCTGTGTGGCTCCCAAAGTTCCTTACAGGCAGGATTGGAAGGGCAGCCCTGGACACTCTTAAACTGGGGATACAGAGGGCACGTGTGGTTGCTGAGATTTCGTGGTTTTGATCAGATGTGTACAATTTCTCAAGATAGTTCATATGCATCATGACTGGTGGCTTTGGGAAGGACTGGAAGAGAGTGGGGAGCCTAAGGTCAGCTGTAAGCACAGCTGCCATCTTTAAACTttgctttgtgcctcagttttgcaattggatttttttttttttttatgtaagatACAAAGAAAACATCTCCAAATGCTGCTGCTCTCTGTCCACCCCCAACAGTGTGTCTGCTTTGCTCAACCCAAGCCCAGGGCATGTGGCATGGGGCGATGGGGAGGTTGAGTGTTGAGGGCAGCCCTAGAAGTGACCTTGATGCGGGCCACAGCAGTCATCCAGTGCCAGTCTGGGCAGCCCTTGGAGATGGTGATTTAGCAGATGGGAAACACCACTTCTGGGGTGCTCTGAGGGGCAGTGTAGGCTGGAGCCCTGAAGCCAGGATACCGCGTTGGGCCCTTTACCAGGTGCTTGCAGCTAAGGCCCCCCGAGACCCAAAAGGCAGTGAGGGGATGTGCACGCAGCAAAGGTCCTCCCTGTCCTCAGCTCCTTTTCACCTTGTTCCAGCCACGATGGCTTTCCTGCACCTCTCCGCCAacctcattcctgcctcagggcctttgcactggctgttccctctgcctaggaACTTCCTGGGTGGGAGGTCACAGCAGGCAGGAAACAGAGGAAAGGGCGCCTGAGCTGGGCTGCGAAGGGTGGGGAAAGTCATGGAGGTAGAGAATGGGGAGAGCACCCGAAGAAAGCCAACCCAGGCAAAGGAATAGACAGGCACACAGTCCTAGCTGCCTCTCCACGAGGGCCCCGGCCTCAGCGCTGCTAGAAGTCACCTGATGGGGACCCGCCTAGCTCCTGCGTGAACTTGAGTTAAGCCTCTTGTCCACACAATCTCTGAACAAACCTGGACCTGGGCCCCAGTGAGGTCCCACACGGcagtcctgccctctcctgcttgGCCTCAGCCAACCCCTCCAGACTCATGGAGACCAGGGAGCGCAGATGGTGTGAGCAGACCACCCCCATAGAAGCCTCTCCTGTTGGTCCCCATGTGGGATCTTCAAGCTTCACTCAGTCCAGTGCACATGTCAGCTGCCCCAAACCCACGAGACACAAATGCTCCCAGTGCTTTACATCCACTCACTCGAGGAAGATCTTTTCCTTCTGGCCTTTTCAGTCCTGGCCTGAATGCAGCAACCCAGTGCCCTCTTATTTGGTTCCTGTCCCTTACTTTCTCAACAGATCTATCACCAGGTCCTGGGGCTCAGGGTCAGCGCCCTCATCCGTGACTCCTGCACCACCCCCCATGGTGGCACATCATTCCTCCTCTGGCACCAGCGCCGGGCCCCCTGCCGCCTTCTCACCGCCTGCACCCGAACTGTCCAGAGTGACTGTTAAATACAGGTTACTGAGTCCTACCACGACCCATGGACCAGACTCTCGGGGTGAATACTATCGTTAGTCATGCAAAGGGAGCCTGGACACGTAACCCCACTAGTGCTACTTGGCACAAATGTAACATAAGACCAGAAAACCCACAAGCAGAGAAGTACTGAACCCCTGCTTGCACTCTCCCCCAGGAGGGAGGCCCTGGCATTCCactcccagggaggggcaggaaccaAGGGCCCTGGTCAGCCTGTTCTTCAGAGAAGCAAAATCCTGGTGAGCAAGAGTGAGCAGCTGAGCCTGCTCCTTGCTAAGCTGCTTAAGAGATGAGGGGAGCGAGTCTCCCAGGGTGCAAgtgtctccctccccactgcGGTCTCAGCAGGCGGGAGGGGGACGTAAGAACACCAGCCTCTCCCATCTCCGGAACAAGCCCATCTGAGGAAGGTGGGTCAATACTGGTTTGGAGCCGTGgcacctcctctcctgcccaccttCACCTCCTGGATGGCTGGTCTGCTTCCTACTCTCAGATGGAGGCCACCTGCAGACAGGACTGGCTCCAACAGCCTCAGGCAGTGGTCCCCTCCTGTCCCCGTTCAAGGTGGAAAGCTGGTTAATGACTAGGAACAGACTCCCTCTTCCCGGGTCTGGGTGCATGTTGGCTAAAACTCTTTCCTTTTGCACAAAAGAGCCCATGCGGGTGTGGGCACTCACTCCCTGCCAGAGACGCCAAAGTCCTCACCAGACAACGCCACGTCCTGAGGAGCCCTGTGAGGGTGCTAGGAGAGCCAGGCGGAGCTGCCTGAAGGCATCTGGGGCCCCACCCTCCACAGAAGGGCTTCCTGGGCTTTGAGGCCTTGTTGTCAACCCCGCCCTGAAGACCAACCTGGGCAGCACCACTCACTGGCTCGTGCATTTGTTCAGTGGGTCTGGCACTGGGCCCGCTGGGCGCGGTCCAGCCTCTGCCTTTTCACACTGGTGCAGCTCCAGCCCTGGCACCACCTCCTGCTCCGCACAGACCTGAGCATGAAACCCTGTTCCTTGAGGTCACCTCCAGAATggccccaccagcccccaccttatgtgacagagagaggagaaacaaGTGGCCTTTgactccctgccccacctgctcccAAGGGCACAAGCCTGGGGCAGTGGGCTGAGGCAGCAGCACCCCCTCCCTCAGACCCTGGTGTCCGTGTCCCTGGAACAAAGCCCCCAGCAGCTGCGGGCACTATTTTTGCCTCAAGAGCTGCCTTCTCAGCTGTGGCTGCCACCCCCAGGGGAGGAGGCCTGGGTGGTAGGTGGACGAACTGCTCTCTGGGTGGCGCCTGCGCTGGGGCCGGACAGGAAGACTTCAGACCCGGAGCTCTAAGATCCACttcaggaggtgggggaagggagggaaggatcCCTGGTGCCAGAGGAGATGGGCAACACCCTGTAAGTCAGAGCAGCACGCGCAGCTCCCAGGCCACATTTATTAGAATCCAGCAGCCCTCCTATCAGAAGTGAGATCCCTGAGGGCCCACTAACTGGCCCCTCCACAGCTAACAGCCCAGAGGGCCTACTTGGGCCAAAGCAGACAGAACAGTCAGTAATGTTCCTTTCCGGCAGGTAGATGGCACCCCCTGAGCCTGCAGGTATCAGCGCCGGTCAGTGAAGATCCTCCCCTGGGCTTTCAGCTCGCCAGCTCCATCCCAGCCTCCCCCAGACTGCACTCCCGAGCCATCCTGAGCCAGGCTGGCTGCACCATGCAGGGCAGGCTCCGGAGGCCAGCAGAGCTgagagcaggaggctgggcccAAGGGCCCCTTCTGCTGTGCCCTCCTGGAAGCCTAGCTGCCAAAGTATTCCTGCTGGAACTTCTGGAAGTCCTCCTCGGTGAACACGGTGCCCTCggccttcttcttcttcttcttagtCTTGGTCACAGGCCGGTCACAGGCCTTGCGGCCCCGGTTCTGGCGCACAATCTGGGGGCATGTGGGAGTCAGGAGCCCTGGGGTGGTGACTCCTAGCACATGAGGGACCGCCACTTGGAGCCACACACCTGGCACAGCTGACCAAGTGCTGCCCTCTCACACTGTCCTGGGCAGCAGGACACATCATTTCCACTTACAGAGGAGGCCAGCAGGAGGTACCCACAGGGGCCACAAGGGAGTAAGGCCAGGCCCAGACTCCCACCTtcccgccccccgcccctgctCGACCCAGCTCTGCTCTCGGCCCCCCCCGGGAGAGCCTCTCACAGTCCAGCAGTGTAGTCCAGCTCCTAGGAGCCTGTAGGGTGGCTCAGCTTCCACCCTCTGCTCAGGACTGAGACTCCCACAGGTCCCAGGAACAGCCTCAGCAGCCCCCTCCCAACCCTGTTCCTTCCCACAGCTCAACCCCTGACAAACCTGCTGGGTGACAGATTCAGCCACTGTGCTCCTTGCACTGGTCAT
This sequence is a window from Camelus ferus isolate YT-003-E chromosome 12, BCGSAC_Cfer_1.0, whole genome shotgun sequence. Protein-coding genes within it:
- the ATF4 gene encoding cyclic AMP-dependent transcription factor ATF-4 gives rise to the protein MAEMSFLSSEVLVGGLMSPFDQSGLGAEESLGLLDDYLEVAKHFKPHGFSSDKAKAGSSEWLAVDGLVSASDNGKEDAFSGTDWMVEKMDLKEFDFDALLGIDDLETMPDELLATLDDTCDLFDPLFQETNKEPPQIVNPIGHLPESLPATDQVAPFIFLQPLPLSPGALSSTPDHSFSLELGSEVDISEGDRKPDSTAYISVPCIKEEDGPSDNDSGICMSPDSYPGSPQHSPSTTRGSPNRSLLSPGAPCGSARPKPYDPPREKMVAAKVKGEKLDKKLKKMEQNKTAATRYRQKKRAEQEALTGECKELEKKNEALKEKADSLTKEIQYLKDLIEEVRKARGKKKVP